From the genome of Paracholeplasma manati:
AAATGAACCAGAGGCATTTACCAAAGCGAACTATGCAGAACAGTTTAAACAGCTTAAAAACTCCAAACTAAAAGGCAAGGTGAACTCATGAACCCAAACTACGAATGGATTGAAAACTTGTTAAACACCTACAAAGAAACCAAAAAAGTGCCACTCAATGATGTCTTAGAAATGACTGAACTTGAGGACCACGAATTTGATGAAATCAAGCGTGCCTTGGATCAAGCTGGTTATGAAATTACCTATGAAGAGGAAAATATCCCTCTGATTGATACCTCCGTAGATAAACCAACGGATAATTATCATCGCTATCTCAAAGAGATGGGCGAAATCAAACTATTAACACCTGATGAAGAAAAGGACATCACCAAAAAAGTGTTTATGGGTCATGAAGCCATGGCACTAGGTGTCCAATCTGACCCAGTGGCTGAACAGGCACGCCAACAAACAATTGGCATCGCTGTTGAAGCCAAAAATAGACTCATTCTATCGAACCTTCGCTTGGTCGTGTCGATTGCGAAGAAGTCCGATGGGAAAATGGAAATGTTAGACCTCATTCAAGAGGGCACCATGGGCTTGATGAAAGCCGCAGACAAATTTGATTATCGCATGGGCAATCGATTCTCTACTTACGCAACGTGGTGGATCAAACAATCGATTTCACGTGCGATTGCCAAACAATCGAAAACCATTCGCATTCCTGTGCATCTGGTAGAAAATTTAAATCGAATGGTCAGGATTAAAAATGAACTCAGATCGAAACTCAATCGAAACCCTTCGGATGAAGAAGTTGCAGAAGCATTAGGTATCACCCTTGAAAAACTGTCCAGTTACGAACAGCTATCTCAAGAAGTGGTATCATTAGATAAATCCGTCGGTACTGAGGAGGATGCAACATTGGCTGATTTTATCGCTTCCAATGTCTTGAATCCTGAAGAGTCCTACATGGCAATGAAAGAAAAAGAGCACATTTCATCGCTATTGAAACAACTAGGACCAAGAGATGAACAAGTCATGCGTTACCGTTTTGGTCTTCATGATGGGAAGTATTACACCCTTGAAGAAATAGGTTACCTCATGGGACTCACCCGCGAACGCATTAGACAAATCATTTCAAAAAGTTTGGCAACCCTTCGTCAAACCCACAAATTGCTCAAATAATAAGGAGTTACACATGAACTTAGAAAAAGTCATTGCCGATTTAATCAAACTCGGTAAAAAGAATAACAACGAAGTTAATTACAGCGATGTCATCAAACACGCCCCATTTGGGTCGCCAGATTATTTGGCAATCGAAGCGGCGTTGCTTGATGAAGACATCGATATCATGAATCTTGAAGTCGAAGAAGACATCATTGATGAGATTGAAACCCCTGCCCCAGTGGTTGTGGATGAACTCGATGAAGAGGAAGAAGAGTTGGATGAAGACATTGACTTCGATCAATTGTCTTTATCTTCACTTGAAATTGAAGACATCAAAGAAGAAGAACTGCTCAACATCGAGTCTTTACCATCATCGATTAAGGTCGATGACCCAGTGCGCATGTACTTAAAAGAAATCGGTCGTATTCCGCTGTTAACCAGCGATGAAGAAGTCGATTTGGCTGTCCGTGTCAATAATGGTCGTTTTGCACAAGAACAGTTGGATGACATGAAAAATGATCAAGTCGATATCCCTGAAGAAGAAAGACTCCAACTTGAAAACATGGTAGAAGACGCGATTTATGCGAAAAATAGATTGGTTGAAGCCAATTATCGTTTGGTCGTTTCGATTGCGAAACGTTATGTGGGTCGTGGGATGTTATTCCTCGATTTGATTCAAGAAGGTAACATGGGCTTAATGCGTGCGGTGGATAAGTTTGATCATGAAAAAGGTTTTAAATTCTCTACCTACGCCACTTGGTGGATTCGCCAAGCCATCACTAGAGCGGTTGCTGACCAAGCCAGAACCATCCGTATTCCAGTCCATATGGTTGAAACCATCAATAAATTGGTTCGTATTCAACGTCAATTGGTTCAAGAACTTTCCCGTGAACCTTCCCCTGAAGAAATTGGTGAACGTATGGGCATCACCGCTGAACGCGTTCAAGCGATTCAAAAGATTGCCCAAGAACCGATTTCGTTAGAAGCACCCGTAGGTGAAGAAGAGGACTCTTCATTGGGCGATTTTATCTCTGATCCAACCGCGCTTAATCCATATGAATATACCGTTCAAGAAATGGTTAAACGTACATTAGATGAAGTATTAGAAACCCTCACAGACCGTGAAGAAAAGGTACTTAGACTTCGTTATGGTCTTTTAGATGGTAAAACACACACACTAGAAGAAGTGGGTAAAGAATTTGGTGTCACCAGAGAACGTATCCGTCAAATTGAGTCCAAAGCTTTACGCAAACTCAGACAACCAAGTCGTCAAAAGAAACTCAAAGATTTCAACTTAACGAGAAAATAATGAATCGTATCGAAACACTCAGCCAATTAACTCAAGGCATAAACACCCTGCTAGATATTGGTACTGACCACGGTTATGTGATTATCGACGCTTTAAGACATGGGTACATTCAAAACGCTATTGCATGTGATATCAATAAAATGCCTCTAGACAATGCCAAACAAAACATCGAAGCTGCCAATCTGACAGATCGTGTGACATTTAAATTAAGCAATGGGTTTCAACACATTGATGGATCATATGATGGTGTATTGATTGCGGGTATGGGCATGCATCTGGTCAAAGATATCTTGTCTCAAAAACATGTCGCAGCCCAAAAATATATCCTCCAATCGAACAACCATGTCGATTTGTTACGGGACTATTTATCAAAGCATGATTTCAAAATAATGGATGAAGTCGCGGTTCACGATAAATTTCATTACGTGATTTTAGTATGTGAAAAAGGTAAAATGAACCTAAATGCGAAGGATATGTTCGTTGGACCAATCTTAAAAAACAAGAAAGAAGCGTTACCGTATTATCAACACCAAATGGCTGTATGGGTGAGAAATCATGCGAAAGCCAAAGGTGAAAAACAAGCCAAAATGGCTGTTGAAATCGCGTATTTAAGCGATATACTAGAATTTTTGAAACAATTATAAAGCATGCGCCCGAAAGTAATCTATTCGGGTGCTTTTTTATTGAAATCGTGTGATTTTTTAAAATATCATTACTTCTGATTACTTTTTCTTTACATTTTAGTAAAAAAAACGCTATAATGATATTGTATTAGTAAGGGGGGAATTACTATGAACGAAAAACTAGTTTTTGCACAAGACTTTGAAAGAGCGTTGCAAGGCCTAAGAAAGAGTGGAATTTACCGTCACAAAAAGTACGCTTTGAGTGATGCAGATATCACACTACTATTCTCAGTCGCATTTGGTGATCCAACGGGGATTAAACCATCCGCTATCGCAAAACGCTTGAAAGTCACATTACCAGCGATCACTCACAAGATGAACAAGCTTGTGGAAGATGGCTACTTAGCACGTAGAGATTCAAAATCGGATCACCGCGTCACTTATGTGCTTTTAACCGAAAAAGGACAAGCTTTTGTTGAAAGCGTCCAAGACGTTTACTACGCACGTATTCAAAAGTTGATGAAGCATCTTGGCGAACAAGATACGAAGACTTTATTCCGCATTTTGAATAAAATCAGTGTTGTAGGAAAAATTTAACGGTTTTAAATTCAAAAGGGATGGCGACATCCCTTTTCTATTTATAGAAGAAAATACTTTTTGATGAAAGTTTTGTCTTTACAACCGCTTTATTTTGCGTTATAATAACCATGCTGTCAAATTTGGTGCAGTAGCTCAGTTGGATAGAGCAACGGCCTTCTAAGCCGTCGGTCGGGAGTTCGAATCTCTCCTGCATCGCCATTTAAGACCTTTACAAGTCATTGACTTGCTAGAAATTGCCCATCAATGATGGGCTTTATTTTCTTTTAAGGTATAATAAGAAGAAAAGCAGTGGGTCCGGTAGCTCAATGGATAGAGCAGTACCGTCCTAAGGTAACGGTTGAAGGTTCGAGTCCTTTCCGGATCGCCACTTTAAAATAGGGGAATAAATATGAAGAAACTCAGTATTCTAATGGTTTTATCCACCTTGGTTCTCATGCTAGTAGCTTGTGTACCAAAACAGATTACAGTCACATTTGATCCACAAAATGGTTCAGCAATCACAACCATTAATCTTGACCCAGGTATGCGCGTATCTGTACCAGAAACACCCACTTTAGAAAACCATGTCTTCGTTGGTTGGTTTATTGGTGAAACCCAATTTGATTTCAATACCAAACTCGAAGATAATGTGACCATCGTTGCGAAATGGACCAAAGTCATGAGAAACGTCTCGTTCATTACGTATGGGTCTGCAGTCCCAGCACAACAAGTCCCTCACGGTGAATCTGCGAGCACACCGACAACACCAACAAGAACGCATTATACGTTCTCACACTGGGAATACAACGATGCAGTTTATGATTTTTCGACACCAGTCACCCAAAATATGGTGATTTACGCCGTTTGGAATCCAATTGTTTATGTGGTCTCATTTGAAACCAATAACGGCACAGTTATACCAAATCAAAATGTAAACTCTGGTGGGATGCCAATCAAACCTAACAACCCTGAAAAAGAAAATCATACCTTTGATGGCTGGTATATTGGTGAAACCAAATATGAATTTGATACCCCAATCACCGGTAACACCGTGATTTACGCCCGTTGGACTGAAGTTCAATACACAGGCTATTATTTGGGTATGGACGGGTTAACTGGTCCGAATTTGATCATTTTCTTGAACAATTTATTGGAACAAATGACAGGCCGTCAATATTCATTTGGGAATACAGCTTTACAAGTGACTGATCGTGATCCGAATAATAGTAGCCGTTTAATCGAATTCTATACAGGTCAATCCTACGTTGCTGCGTGGGACGGTGGTTCGA
Proteins encoded in this window:
- a CDS encoding sigma-70 family RNA polymerase sigma factor, with the translated sequence MNPNYEWIENLLNTYKETKKVPLNDVLEMTELEDHEFDEIKRALDQAGYEITYEEENIPLIDTSVDKPTDNYHRYLKEMGEIKLLTPDEEKDITKKVFMGHEAMALGVQSDPVAEQARQQTIGIAVEAKNRLILSNLRLVVSIAKKSDGKMEMLDLIQEGTMGLMKAADKFDYRMGNRFSTYATWWIKQSISRAIAKQSKTIRIPVHLVENLNRMVRIKNELRSKLNRNPSDEEVAEALGITLEKLSSYEQLSQEVVSLDKSVGTEEDATLADFIASNVLNPEESYMAMKEKEHISSLLKQLGPRDEQVMRYRFGLHDGKYYTLEEIGYLMGLTRERIRQIISKSLATLRQTHKLLK
- the rpoD gene encoding RNA polymerase sigma factor RpoD, translating into MNLEKVIADLIKLGKKNNNEVNYSDVIKHAPFGSPDYLAIEAALLDEDIDIMNLEVEEDIIDEIETPAPVVVDELDEEEEELDEDIDFDQLSLSSLEIEDIKEEELLNIESLPSSIKVDDPVRMYLKEIGRIPLLTSDEEVDLAVRVNNGRFAQEQLDDMKNDQVDIPEEERLQLENMVEDAIYAKNRLVEANYRLVVSIAKRYVGRGMLFLDLIQEGNMGLMRAVDKFDHEKGFKFSTYATWWIRQAITRAVADQARTIRIPVHMVETINKLVRIQRQLVQELSREPSPEEIGERMGITAERVQAIQKIAQEPISLEAPVGEEEDSSLGDFISDPTALNPYEYTVQEMVKRTLDEVLETLTDREEKVLRLRYGLLDGKTHTLEEVGKEFGVTRERIRQIESKALRKLRQPSRQKKLKDFNLTRK
- a CDS encoding tRNA (adenine(22)-N(1))-methyltransferase, with the translated sequence MNRIETLSQLTQGINTLLDIGTDHGYVIIDALRHGYIQNAIACDINKMPLDNAKQNIEAANLTDRVTFKLSNGFQHIDGSYDGVLIAGMGMHLVKDILSQKHVAAQKYILQSNNHVDLLRDYLSKHDFKIMDEVAVHDKFHYVILVCEKGKMNLNAKDMFVGPILKNKKEALPYYQHQMAVWVRNHAKAKGEKQAKMAVEIAYLSDILEFLKQL
- a CDS encoding MarR family winged helix-turn-helix transcriptional regulator — its product is MNEKLVFAQDFERALQGLRKSGIYRHKKYALSDADITLLFSVAFGDPTGIKPSAIAKRLKVTLPAITHKMNKLVEDGYLARRDSKSDHRVTYVLLTEKGQAFVESVQDVYYARIQKLMKHLGEQDTKTLFRILNKISVVGKI
- a CDS encoding endonuclease codes for the protein MKKLSILMVLSTLVLMLVACVPKQITVTFDPQNGSAITTINLDPGMRVSVPETPTLENHVFVGWFIGETQFDFNTKLEDNVTIVAKWTKVMRNVSFITYGSAVPAQQVPHGESASTPTTPTRTHYTFSHWEYNDAVYDFSTPVTQNMVIYAVWNPIVYVVSFETNNGTVIPNQNVNSGGMPIKPNNPEKENHTFDGWYIGETKYEFDTPITGNTVIYARWTEVQYTGYYLGMDGLTGPNLIIFLNNLLEQMTGRQYSFGNTALQVTDRDPNNSSRLIEFYTGQSYVAAWDGGSTWNKEHVWPQSLLGEAASNTVVNIASDLHNLKPSNPTINSERSNKWYGPVTNAESYLPARAEIRGDIARMLFYMDIRWDQLVLVNLTGLQKPSIYQMGDLQTLLLWHIQDPVDDFERNRNDVIYGYQGNRNPFIDYPELVSKIYN